In Dreissena polymorpha isolate Duluth1 unplaced genomic scaffold, UMN_Dpol_1.0 chrUn001, whole genome shotgun sequence, one DNA window encodes the following:
- the LOC127863150 gene encoding uncharacterized protein PF3D7_1120600-like translates to MMYFKEMRPRRKKQENVAADCIDSGEDLKDFVIEHIPPKGLGVRTTINRTKGDFLMIYPGELITEREGEEREEREPSVFRYFFQYKRKGWCMDATSELDVGPRLGRLVNHGGKGRNCVMKTLEFNKRPYLCLFAAKDIPQGEELLYDYGIKDLPWERKADTELVAATDNLENMLEAQTTDNLKNMKEAQTTDNLDNTLEAQTTDNLENMLEAQTTDNLENMQEAQTTDNLDEMLEAQTTDNLENMQEAQTTDNLENTLEAQTTDNLENMLEAEATDNLENMQEAQTTDNLDEMLEAQTTDNLENMQEAQTTDNLDNTLEAQTTDNLENMLEAEATDNLENMQEAQTTDNLDEMLEAQTTDNLENMKEAQTTDNLENMLEGQTTDILENMLETQTTDNLENMLEAQTTDNLENIQEAQTTDNLENPLETQTTYNLENMLEAQTTDNLENMLEAQTTDNLELILEAQTTDNLENVRDAQTIDNLENMLETQTTDNLENMLEIQTTDNLDEMLEIQTTDNLDEMLEVQTKDNLENTLEAQTTDNLENILEAQTTDNLDEMLEAQTTDNLENMLEAQTTDNLGNMLEAQTTDNLGNMLKTQIMTEEQVHPSKIQDQISGNNALMKEMAVRLTSLKSIQTAAEELIKQATDLQDGDAKDIPHGTNKFWDELQQLTHTLKHMSDRLGNQEPTVEPTVEPSLIREQQETLEELALQNSNVNPLNQPVDPTCELMQIEGDLLLGQPNATNPHDRQSRTNYGLGRQVAVVDPSRQFSENELGCDYDGLPSDDESIVLSSGSSYAPSVLSGEDNEDDDEDDDSSVIIPVTQTNKRSWTAIGRVASSEDIGDNEPPRKQRTLPVLGPSTSSEL, encoded by the exons gaAATGAGACCAAGAAGAAAGAAACAGGAGAATGTGGCAGCAGACTGCATTGATTCAGGGGAGGACCTCAAAGATTTTGTTATTGAACATATACCACCAAAAg GTCTTGGTGTTAGAACAACAATAAATAGAACAAAAGGAGATTTCTTAATGATTTATCCCGGCGAACTGATAACAGAAAGAGAAGGGGAAGAACGTGAAGAACGTGAACCATCCGTGTTTAGATACTTCTTCCAATATAAAAGGAAAGGGTGGTG taTGGATGCTACTAGTGAATTAGATGTTGGGCCTCGGCTAGGTCGTCTGGTGAACCACGGTGGTAAAGGTAGAAATTGTGTTATGAAAACCCTGGAGTTCAACAAAAGGCCATATCTTTGCTTGTTTGCTGCTAAAGATATTCCACAAGGTGAAGAGTTACTGTATGATTACGGCATTAAGGATTTGCCTTGGGAG agaaaagcTGACACAG aattggTGGCCGCTACtgacaatctggagaacatgctggaggcccagactacagacaatctgaaGAACATgaaggaggcccagactacagacaatctggacaacacgctggaggcccagactacagataatctggagaacatgctggaggcccagactacagacaatctggagaacatgcaggaggcccagactacagataatctggacgaaatgctggaggcccagactacagataatctggagaacatgcaggaggcccagactacagacaatctggagaacacactggaggcccagactacagacaatctggagaacatgctggaggcagaggctacagacaatctggagaacatgcaggaggcccagactacagataatctggacgaaatgctggaggcccagactacagataatctggagaacatgcaggaggcccagactacagacaatctggacaacacactggaggcccagactacagacaatctggagaacatgctggaggcagaggctacagacaatctggagaacatgcaggaggcccagactacagataatctggacgaaatgctggaagcccagactacagataatctggagaacatgaaggaggcccagactacagataatctggagaacatgctggagggCCAGACTACAGATAttctggagaacatgctggagacccagactacagataatctggagaacatgctggaggcccagactacagacaatctggagaacatacaggaggcccagactacagataatctggagaacCCGCTGGAGACCCAGACTACAtataatctggagaacatgctggaggcccagactacagacaatctggagaacatgctggaggcccagactacagacaatctggagttaattctggaggcccagactacagacaatctggaaaACGTGCGGGATGCCCAGACTatagacaatctggagaacatgctggagacccagactacagacaatctggagaacatgctggagatccagactacagacaatctggacgaaatgctggagatccagactacagacaatctggacgaAATGCTGGAGGTCCAGACTaaagacaatctggagaacacgCTGGAGGctcagactacagacaatctggagaacatactggaggcccagactacagacaatctggacgaaatgctggaggcccagactacagataatctggagaacatgctggaggcccagactacagataatctgggcaacatgctggaggcccagactacagataatctgggcAACATGCTGAAGACACAGATTATGACTGAGGAGCAGGTACACCCCAGCAAGATACAGGACCAGATCTCCGGTAATAAT GCCCTGATGAAGGAGATGGCTGTGCGACTTACCAGCCTTAAGTCTATACAGACAGCTGCAGAGGAGCTGATCAAACAAGCCACTGATTTGCAGGATGGTGATGCGAAAG ATATTCCTCATGGCACCAACAAGTTCTGGGATGAACTGCAACAGTTGACACATACGCTGAAGCACATGTCTGACAGGCTTGGCAATCAGGAGCCCACGGTGGAGCCCACGGTGGAGCCCAGCCTCATCCGGGAACAGCAGGAAACACTAGAG GAATTAGCATTACAGAACTCAAATGTGAACCCTCTGAACCAGCCAGTAGATCCCACTTGTGAACTAATGCAGATAGAAGGCGACCTTTTGCTGGGGCAGCCCAATGCCACCAACCCCCATGACAGACAGAGCAGGACGAACTATGGACTCG GAAGACAAGTTGCTGTTGTTGATCCTTCGAGGCAATTTTCTGAAAATGAATTGGGATGTGATTACGATGGACTACCATCAGATGATGAGAGTATTGTACTTTCATCTGGTTCAAGCTATGCACCATCGGTACTGTCAGGAGAGG ATAATGAAGATGACGATGAAGATGACGATTCATCTGTTATAATTCCTGTAACACAAACAAACAAGAGATCTTGGACTGCAATAGGGAGAGTGGCTTCTAGTGAAGATATAGGAGATAATGAGCCACCCAGGAAACAGAGGACTTTACCAGTGTTGGGGCCATCCACATCTAGCGAGTTGTAA